In the genome of Chryseobacterium sp. 52, the window TAATTATTTAGACTTACCAAAATTCTATTGTCATTCCATGAATCCGGTGGGCAAGAAGAATATTCTAAGCCTTTTGGAAAATTTTAAACAACTGTAAGCAACATTTTTAGATCAGCGCAAAAAGATTGCGTTATTACTTTTTTACTTTGCACAATCATAATATCAAAGATTATGGAAAGAAAGAAGTTAAAGATGATTGATCGAAAGGCAGGAAAATATTCTAAGTCTTTTGGGAAACTTTAAAAAATTGTAATTAAAATGAAAAAGATAAGTACATTATTCAAAAAAGATATAAATAATTTAGGAAGAGTAATTAACGAAATTAATCCTGAAAACAACTGGGTTTTGGAGGGGAAAGCTATTGCTACTCAAAAATTTGATGGTTCTGCGTGTGCTGTTATCAATGGTAAATTATACAAAAGATACGATGCCAAAAAAGGGAAAACAGCTCCTGCAGGTGCAATCCCGTGTCAGGAGGCAGATTTTATTACTGGTCATCACCCGCATTGGGTAAAATGTGATATTACTAAAAAAGAGGACAAATATTTTTGGGAAGGATTCAATGCTTTGGCGGAATCAGGCAAGGTAGAAGATGGTACTTATGAGCTTATTGGTGAAAAGGTACGAAGCAATCCTGAGAATATTAAAGGCCATTTATTAATAAAGCATGGAAATAAGATTCTGGGGTTAGAAAGTCTGGATTTTGATTTTATCAAAAATTTCCTTAGCAATATTGAGAATGATATGGAAGGTATAGTTTTCCATCATATTGCTGATCATCGTATGTGTAAAATCAGGAAATCTGACTTTGGAATACGTAGAAAAACAGTAAAAGAACTCGTTGTTTAAAACAGAATTTAAGTTTCGGTAGGTCATCTTATCGAAACTTTTTTACATCTAAAAATTAAAAAAATGATACAGGCAGAGATAAAAAGTCTTTTGAGAGAAGACATCAGCATAGTAATAAAAATAGCCAATTCAGGAAAACATTATTTGTGTGACTGCGGTGAAGCCAGTCAGCTGACGGTAAAAGAAATACAGTCGGTTTCAGCAATATTCATCAGTCATACCCATATTGATCATTTTTCAAATTTTGACGGAATTTTCAGACATCAGATCGGCAGCGGAGAAAAAGTTGTGATCTGCGGACCGAAAAATATCCATCATCAGATTGAAGCGAGGTTAAAATCTTACACATGGAATCTCATTGATGAAAATGCGATTGAATATGAGATCCGGGAGATTGTTTCTCCGGAGGAAATTAAAGTGTATACCATCCGTCCGCCTCACTGGAACCTGGAATGGGTAAAAACTCAGAATTTTCTTTTCGAGGACGAGCATGTAAAAGTAAATTTTGCAATTCTTGACCATAAAACAGACTCCATCGCTTATCTGTTCAGTGAAAAAGATTCCATCACTTTTAATGGAGAGGCTTCCGGCTTCAGGAAAGGAAAATGGATCAGCGAACTGAAAACAGCATTTGAAAATAACGATGAGGATAAGGAAATTGAGATTGAAGGAACCACTTACAAATCTTCTGATCTCTTTCATTTACTAACCAATAATCCCGGTTACAGGCTTGGTGTAATTATGGATCATGCGGTGGATGAACAGAATTATGAGAAGATAAAGACTGTTTTTAAAGATGCAGATATGGTTTATATCGAGACATTTTATAAAGATACAGATCAGGAATTTGCTAAAAAAAACTATCACAGTTTTGCCTCTGCATCAGGAAATATGATGAAAATCTGTGAGGTAAAAGAAGCAGTACCGATTCACTTTTCAAGAAGATATACGGAAAGTGATGTTATTGAAATTGAAACTGCTTTCTACAAGGCGTTTCGCGGAAATTAATTAAAAATGGAAACTACAAAAGCACATGTGTTTTTATAATTAGATAAGACTTAATACTCTCAGGGGATAAGATGAAAATCAGCGATTCTCAAAAAACTAATGTGTTCTTATTTACCATTGAGTAAAAAACTAAAGTATTTAAAAACTTTTGTGCTAGAAATGAAACAAACAAATTATTAAAAAAATGAAACCAAATATATTTTTTACAGCTGACCATCATTTTGGTCATACCAATATTATAAAATTTTCAGACAGGCCCTTCGCATCTTTGGAACAGATGAATGAAGAACTGATCAAAAGATGGAATGAAAAGATAGGTACCAATGACACGGTCTACCATCTTGGCGACATCAGTTTAGGAAAGCCCGATTTCACCAAAGAAATTCTTGACAGACTGAACGGTAAGATCCATTTGATCAGAGGAAATCATGAAGGGGCAGCATTGACCTATCCCAAACGATTCGAATCCATAAGAGACTATCATGAGCTGAAAATTGATGAACCGGAAAACAGTAACGGCAAGCAGAAAATTATTCTCCTGCATTACGCCATGCGCACATGGAACGGCTCACACCGCGGAGTCTGGCAATTATACGGTCATTCACACGGAACACTGCCCGATGATGAGACGGCTTTAAGTTTTGACGTAGGCGTAGACTGTCATGATTTTTACCCGATTTCATACGAAGATGTGAAAGAACTGATGAAACGAAAAAAATGGTCACCACCATTTGGACCTCGAGAAGAATAGGGAGCTATACAC includes:
- a CDS encoding MBL fold metallo-hydrolase, yielding MIQAEIKSLLREDISIVIKIANSGKHYLCDCGEASQLTVKEIQSVSAIFISHTHIDHFSNFDGIFRHQIGSGEKVVICGPKNIHHQIEARLKSYTWNLIDENAIEYEIREIVSPEEIKVYTIRPPHWNLEWVKTQNFLFEDEHVKVNFAILDHKTDSIAYLFSEKDSITFNGEASGFRKGKWISELKTAFENNDEDKEIEIEGTTYKSSDLFHLLTNNPGYRLGVIMDHAVDEQNYEKIKTVFKDADMVYIETFYKDTDQEFAKKNYHSFASASGNMMKICEVKEAVPIHFSRRYTESDVIEIETAFYKAFRGN
- a CDS encoding metallophosphoesterase, translated to MKPNIFFTADHHFGHTNIIKFSDRPFASLEQMNEELIKRWNEKIGTNDTVYHLGDISLGKPDFTKEILDRLNGKIHLIRGNHEGAALTYPKRFESIRDYHELKIDEPENSNGKQKIILLHYAMRTWNGSHRGVWQLYGHSHGTLPDDETALSFDVGVDCHDFYPISYEDVKELMKRKKWSPPFGPREE